A part of Desulfovibrio sp. genomic DNA contains:
- a CDS encoding DUF6475 domain-containing protein yields the protein MRAEDFDRFDALIQGVADCYGQTLTAQGIALRFKMLTPFEYAAVEKAALAIMTTRKFTTMPTPADFIDHLNGGNIEDQAEVESGKVLQAISAHGGYASVVFDDPTTQAVIVQAYGGWVRMCAQCGVEESEKWFRTNFAKTWAAYKRQGIKVFGVLGGRCEIQNTANGFVEYQDKPKLVGNQKKAIAVLESIEKNSLESSSAGIISLLEAGLKNSIQGISQ from the coding sequence ATGAGGGCTGAAGACTTTGACCGATTTGACGCGCTTATTCAGGGCGTAGCCGATTGCTACGGGCAAACGCTGACTGCGCAGGGGATTGCCTTGCGGTTCAAGATGCTAACCCCGTTTGAGTATGCCGCAGTTGAAAAGGCCGCACTTGCGATCATGACCACACGTAAATTCACCACAATGCCCACGCCCGCAGATTTTATTGACCATTTGAACGGCGGGAATATTGAAGATCAGGCCGAGGTCGAATCAGGCAAGGTATTGCAGGCTATTTCGGCACATGGAGGGTATGCCAGTGTGGTTTTCGATGATCCTACCACGCAGGCAGTTATTGTGCAGGCATATGGCGGATGGGTGCGGATGTGCGCCCAGTGTGGCGTTGAAGAGTCTGAAAAATGGTTTCGTACCAACTTTGCCAAAACTTGGGCTGCATACAAAAGGCAAGGCATCAAAGTGTTCGGCGTGCTGGGGGGAAGGTGTGAAATTCAAAATACCGCCAACGGCTTTGTTGAATACCAGGACAAACCCAAGCTGGTAGGCAATCAGAAAAAGGCAATTGCTGTGCTTGAATCTATTGAAAAAAACAGCCTCGAAAGCTCGTCCGCTGGAATCATTTCGTTGCTGGAAGCAGGGCTAAAAAATTCAATTCAAGGTATCAGCCAATGA
- a CDS encoding LPD38 domain-containing protein, which yields MSQANTNQDFYLEMRGQGYNDQEIRNAMRPMLVEGGFSDQEINGYFKKYDPVTLWDSVVHGFQGSVTGLAAREKLPDNLSQPQLSQLSTMQRVGLQVGTLAGDLPTMALGAGLGLLGGPSAPVTVPASAMAITEGTRAIYMDHIKNGEVQNAEQFAQRMGTVLTEAGKGGVIGGATGGMGKLAGIGAKTAGAGAITTGAATVTAEVATMPTVAAGLEGRLPEPHEFVDAAILVAGLKGAGAAGGKVVDAGGKLVPKLRDIYTRIGKDPMQVLEEARTNDAVRQDLLSLNRELPEGYKVESRQGSMPREARETGGNPNEAIRAAEGSNVAMPLSRDAAPAAVVAIETYRLSSVIDQLADDLGVPFRVGRLGPHLKNAEGIYKPWEEVSRVRIANDIATIAHEAGHHLQKKIFGTLDEKPLLAFADELAPIATVPRKGQSPLPEGFAEFIARYVVDPQGAREKAPRFYDYFERHLESGNPALLQSLQNARAGVRRWNEQPAVNEVLSQINATESGATGSLRQTWRQAYTTFIDDLHPLKKAVDQMAGGRELPAALDPYLLARTYRGAAGRATHFLERSPFDFHTGESVGKPLKAILEPVKNLDELRAYLVAKRGLELDARGVLAGIRKGAMEKTVSKLEAAYEKTAQELYAYQDHVLKYYAASGMLGKETQAAMRAANKNYVPFYRFMGDMASTGPNTGSKGFLPREAIRKIRGSGREIIDPLESILKNTYALIEAAEKNKVGLALADLARTTEGAGGLVEKLPAKMLGTRISGEEVMRTLKDVDPEAARAFAEAVERGDLDVSAFRPDYRIDKKTEISVMRDGKREVYQVDPELAKIMNGLDGDALGTVTKILAFPARVLRAGATLTPEFIARNSMRDGMAAFVQSEYGFKPWVDVPRGLFHALKRDDLYWRWKRSGGDQATMLGVDRTTVRRSLDDLTRTGALNKTWNMVKNPVELFRIVSELSEQASRLGEFYRAEKALGNGTDALTKAALASREVSMDFARIGARMRAANALIAFTNARVQGLDKMARVFVEHPVRSTVRAVSAITLPSVLLAIANHGDERIKEIPRWQHDLFWLLPVGDVVWRIPKPFELGIIFGSIPERITEWTLDQMNEQEKSDAFRGLGATMTDIVKPPVLPTALVPIVEGWSGKSFAFDRPIIPASREGMLPEYQYTENTTELAKALSRFVGTLPGMDQLKTFSPAAAENTIRNYTGGSGVYVLQGVDFALRKFGALPAPVKPTPTLAEIPFVRAFVARHPSMGAESIAKFREHWQEASAYLKTINGLQKEYKYQDVANLMPYHVYSALEGTNQALNTLSRTIRDINNVPEGQMTADEKRQFVDALYFKAITVARYGNEIYDNLQPMIEQLKTRAAEAKR from the coding sequence ATGAGCCAGGCCAATACAAACCAAGATTTTTACCTTGAAATGCGCGGTCAGGGCTACAATGATCAGGAAATCCGTAATGCCATGCGCCCCATGCTGGTTGAGGGCGGCTTTTCCGATCAGGAAATTAACGGCTATTTCAAAAAATATGATCCTGTCACCCTGTGGGATTCAGTAGTTCATGGCTTTCAGGGCTCGGTAACGGGCCTTGCAGCGCGTGAAAAGCTGCCAGACAACCTTTCACAGCCCCAACTTTCACAACTTTCCACCATGCAGCGCGTGGGCCTTCAGGTGGGAACACTGGCGGGCGACCTGCCAACAATGGCCCTTGGGGCTGGCCTTGGGCTTTTGGGTGGTCCTTCTGCTCCGGTCACTGTTCCGGCTTCAGCCATGGCCATCACGGAAGGCACCCGGGCTATTTACATGGATCATATCAAAAACGGCGAAGTGCAAAATGCGGAACAATTTGCTCAGCGCATGGGCACAGTACTTACTGAGGCAGGTAAGGGCGGCGTCATTGGCGGCGCGACGGGCGGCATGGGCAAGTTGGCTGGCATTGGGGCAAAGACTGCTGGTGCCGGAGCCATAACAACAGGCGCGGCCACCGTCACGGCTGAAGTGGCCACCATGCCCACCGTGGCCGCAGGGCTTGAAGGCCGCCTGCCAGAGCCCCATGAATTTGTTGATGCCGCCATTCTTGTGGCCGGGCTCAAAGGGGCTGGCGCAGCAGGTGGCAAGGTCGTGGACGCGGGAGGAAAGCTTGTGCCCAAACTGCGCGATATATATACCAGAATCGGCAAAGACCCCATGCAGGTTCTTGAAGAAGCCCGCACCAATGACGCCGTGCGTCAGGATTTGCTTTCCCTCAATCGCGAGTTGCCAGAAGGCTACAAGGTTGAAAGCCGTCAGGGCAGCATGCCACGTGAAGCCAGAGAAACAGGCGGCAATCCCAATGAGGCTATACGGGCGGCAGAAGGCTCTAACGTGGCCATGCCCCTAAGCAGAGATGCCGCACCTGCCGCAGTTGTCGCCATTGAAACCTACAGGCTTTCCAGCGTCATTGACCAGTTGGCGGACGATCTGGGCGTTCCCTTCCGCGTTGGCCGCCTGGGGCCGCACCTCAAAAATGCAGAAGGCATTTATAAGCCCTGGGAAGAAGTCTCCCGCGTCCGCATCGCTAATGATATTGCCACCATTGCGCATGAGGCCGGGCATCATCTGCAAAAAAAGATTTTCGGCACGCTGGATGAAAAGCCGCTTCTGGCTTTTGCCGATGAACTGGCACCCATTGCCACTGTTCCACGCAAGGGGCAATCCCCCCTGCCCGAAGGCTTTGCGGAATTCATTGCCCGCTACGTGGTAGATCCGCAAGGCGCTCGGGAAAAAGCCCCGCGCTTTTATGACTATTTTGAAAGGCATCTTGAAAGCGGCAACCCGGCTTTGTTGCAGTCCCTGCAAAATGCTCGCGCAGGTGTGCGCCGCTGGAATGAACAACCCGCCGTTAATGAGGTTTTGTCGCAAATCAACGCAACTGAGTCAGGGGCGACAGGTTCACTTCGGCAAACCTGGCGGCAGGCATACACCACCTTTATTGACGACCTGCACCCACTGAAAAAGGCCGTTGACCAAATGGCCGGCGGCAGAGAACTTCCAGCCGCTCTTGACCCTTATCTTCTGGCCCGAACCTACCGGGGCGCAGCAGGCAGGGCCACGCACTTTCTTGAGCGAAGCCCCTTTGACTTCCATACGGGCGAAAGCGTCGGCAAGCCGCTGAAGGCCATCCTTGAGCCTGTCAAGAATCTGGACGAGCTGCGGGCCTATCTGGTGGCAAAGCGTGGCCTTGAGCTGGACGCGCGCGGAGTTCTGGCAGGCATCCGCAAAGGTGCAATGGAAAAGACCGTCAGCAAGCTGGAAGCGGCCTACGAAAAAACCGCTCAGGAACTCTATGCCTATCAGGACCATGTACTGAAATACTATGCGGCCTCCGGCATGCTTGGCAAAGAAACTCAAGCGGCCATGCGCGCAGCCAACAAAAACTATGTGCCCTTTTACCGCTTCATGGGCGACATGGCATCCACCGGGCCAAATACTGGCAGTAAAGGCTTTTTACCGCGCGAGGCAATCCGAAAAATCAGGGGCAGCGGGCGTGAGATCATCGACCCGCTGGAAAGCATCCTCAAAAATACCTACGCCCTGATTGAAGCGGCGGAAAAGAACAAGGTGGGCCTGGCGCTGGCTGACCTTGCCCGAACCACCGAAGGGGCGGGCGGCCTTGTGGAAAAGCTGCCAGCGAAAATGCTGGGCACCCGCATTTCTGGCGAAGAAGTTATGCGCACCTTGAAGGATGTTGACCCTGAAGCGGCCCGCGCCTTTGCTGAAGCCGTGGAGCGTGGCGACCTGGATGTAAGCGCATTCCGGCCAGACTATCGCATAGACAAAAAAACGGAAATTTCCGTCATGCGTGACGGAAAGCGTGAGGTGTATCAGGTAGACCCGGAACTGGCCAAGATCATGAACGGCCTTGATGGTGACGCCCTGGGCACGGTCACAAAAATACTGGCCTTTCCCGCCAGAGTGCTGCGCGCTGGCGCCACGCTCACGCCTGAATTCATTGCCCGCAACAGCATGCGTGACGGCATGGCGGCCTTTGTGCAGTCTGAATATGGCTTCAAGCCGTGGGTGGATGTTCCTCGTGGGCTGTTCCACGCCCTGAAGCGTGATGATCTGTACTGGCGCTGGAAGCGCTCCGGTGGCGACCAGGCCACCATGTTGGGAGTGGACCGCACAACAGTGCGCCGCTCCCTTGACGACCTGACCAGAACAGGCGCGCTCAACAAAACCTGGAACATGGTCAAAAATCCTGTTGAGCTTTTTCGCATTGTTTCCGAGCTTTCCGAACAGGCTTCGCGCTTGGGTGAATTCTACAGGGCAGAGAAAGCCCTTGGCAACGGCACAGATGCATTGACCAAGGCGGCCCTTGCCTCGCGCGAGGTGAGCATGGACTTTGCCCGCATCGGTGCCCGTATGCGCGCCGCCAACGCGCTTATTGCCTTCACCAATGCCCGCGTTCAGGGGCTGGATAAGATGGCTCGCGTGTTTGTGGAGCATCCCGTCAGGTCAACCGTGCGAGCCGTGAGCGCCATTACACTGCCATCTGTTCTTCTGGCCATTGCCAACCACGGAGATGAACGCATCAAGGAAATACCGCGCTGGCAGCATGATCTTTTCTGGCTGTTGCCCGTGGGTGACGTGGTGTGGCGTATCCCCAAGCCCTTTGAACTGGGTATCATCTTTGGTTCCATTCCAGAGCGCATTACGGAATGGACTTTGGACCAGATGAACGAGCAGGAAAAGAGCGATGCCTTTCGCGGCCTGGGGGCCACCATGACGGATATTGTGAAGCCGCCTGTGCTTCCCACTGCGCTGGTGCCCATTGTGGAAGGCTGGTCGGGCAAGTCCTTCGCATTCGACAGGCCCATAATCCCGGCTTCGCGTGAAGGCATGCTGCCGGAATACCAGTACACGGAAAACACCACTGAACTGGCCAAGGCTCTTTCCCGCTTCGTGGGCACCCTGCCGGGCATGGACCAACTGAAAACATTCAGCCCCGCCGCAGCGGAAAATACCATTCGCAACTACACGGGCGGCAGCGGCGTCTATGTGCTTCAAGGTGTGGACTTTGCCCTGCGCAAGTTCGGCGCACTGCCTGCCCCGGTGAAGCCCACGCCCACCCTGGCCGAAATTCCTTTTGTGCGGGCCTTTGTGGCCAGGCACCCGAGCATGGGGGCGGAGTCCATCGCCAAGTTTCGTGAGCATTGGCAAGAGGCCAGCGCCTATCTGAAGACCATCAACGGCTTGCAGAAGGAATATAAATATCAGGACGTGGCCAACCTGATGCCCTATCATGTCTATTCAGCGCTGGAAGGTACAAATCAAGCCCTGAACACACTTTCCCGAACCATCAGAGATATAAACAATGTGCCCGAAGGGCAGATGACCGCCGACGAAAAGCGCCAGTTTGTTGATGCCCTGTACTTCAAGGCCATCACTGTGGCGCGCTACGGCAATGAAATTTATGACAATCTTCAGCCCATGATAGAGCAGTTGAAAACACGGGCGGCGGAAGCAAAGAGATAA
- a CDS encoding glycosyltransferase family 1 protein: MKTLAIDCRMARMSGIGVYLRNLAPLCMELLADVARFRLLGYDGAFPVPDGISWEAVPFDAPIYSIAEQLRMPPLLRGCDALWLPHYPVPLLTRIPLVTTIHDVAHLALPDLFTGIQKVYARLMFQIVRRKAAELLFVSEFSRQEFLRLVGTPRGGMTITHNGIDQDWFKLPPAYEPARPPYFLAIGNIKPHKNIPLLCRSFAKIAKKCTTDLVLAGEHNGFRSAEASTETLAAICPGRIRFTGAVEQAELMRLMHGATALAFPSRYEGFGLPPLEALAAGVPVIASDIPPVREVCDEHAQYFSPNNEEQLAQAMLETLALSAHERQQRGEAGRAHARHFSWARSAETTAQILKKTLET, encoded by the coding sequence ATGAAAACTCTGGCCATTGATTGCCGCATGGCCCGCATGTCGGGCATCGGGGTATATCTGCGCAATCTTGCCCCCCTTTGCATGGAGTTGCTGGCCGATGTCGCCCGCTTTCGCCTGCTGGGATATGACGGCGCGTTCCCTGTGCCAGATGGCATTTCCTGGGAGGCTGTCCCATTTGACGCGCCCATCTACAGTATTGCCGAGCAGTTGCGCATGCCGCCCTTGCTGCGCGGCTGTGATGCCCTGTGGCTGCCGCACTATCCTGTGCCGCTGCTGACGCGCATCCCTTTGGTGACAACTATACACGATGTGGCCCACCTGGCCCTGCCGGATCTGTTCACAGGCATCCAGAAAGTATACGCCCGCCTCATGTTCCAGATTGTGCGGCGCAAGGCGGCAGAACTTCTTTTTGTTTCAGAGTTTTCACGGCAGGAATTTCTGCGGCTGGTCGGCACGCCACGGGGAGGCATGACCATAACGCACAACGGGATAGATCAGGACTGGTTCAAGCTCCCTCCGGCATATGAACCTGCCCGCCCCCCATATTTCTTGGCAATCGGCAACATCAAGCCGCACAAAAACATTCCGTTGCTGTGCCGATCTTTCGCGAAAATTGCAAAAAAATGCACAACGGATCTCGTACTGGCGGGCGAACACAACGGCTTCCGCAGCGCGGAGGCATCCACGGAAACACTCGCTGCCATTTGCCCTGGCCGCATCCGCTTTACCGGCGCAGTGGAGCAGGCCGAACTGATGCGCCTGATGCACGGCGCCACGGCCCTGGCTTTCCCCTCACGCTATGAAGGTTTCGGCTTGCCTCCTCTTGAAGCGCTTGCTGCCGGCGTACCTGTGATAGCGTCCGACATCCCTCCCGTGCGCGAAGTGTGCGACGAGCATGCCCAGTATTTCTCGCCGAACAACGAAGAACAACTTGCGCAAGCCATGCTGGAAACGCTTGCTCTTTCCGCCCATGAACGGCAGCAACGCGGTGAAGCGGGACGTGCGCATGCACGACACTTCTCTTGGGCAAGATCTGCGGAAACAACGGCGCAGATACTGAAAAAGACGCTGGAGACGTAG
- a CDS encoding glycosyltransferase family 2 protein, which yields MPHPCPACTAAHCAVILLNYRNAPDTIACLRALAAMPVQPGKIIVIDNSSPDDSVKRIMAAWQTSTEPVLLREEPAHAPLLPTSATRILLARSTNDGFSAGNNAAIRLALQDSECKAVWLLNNDTDPEPDALNALCQRMSADPQPGIVGSTLIYAHNRSTVQTLAGGRLNSLLGTTHSFGGGMELPEALRQWPQHRVEQQLDDIIGASMFIRRATLVQTGYLDEAFFLYGEETEFCIRVRKAGFNFAWAPESVVYHKEGGSTGAESAAEGRKFRRPAWVDYLSLRNRVYMMRKHYPWALPLVLLSYLGVILNRVRRGQANRIPLIFRAAWDGLRGRMGKPDHLFPALRDTHENSGH from the coding sequence ATGCCCCACCCATGTCCCGCATGCACCGCCGCGCATTGTGCCGTAATTCTGCTGAATTACCGCAACGCACCCGATACCATCGCCTGCCTGCGCGCCTTGGCGGCCATGCCTGTCCAACCGGGGAAAATCATCGTCATTGACAATTCTTCCCCTGACGATTCGGTGAAACGGATTATGGCTGCATGGCAAACCAGTACCGAGCCCGTACTGCTTCGGGAAGAGCCCGCCCACGCCCCCTTACTGCCAACCAGCGCAACGCGCATCCTTCTCGCCCGATCCACCAATGATGGCTTTTCTGCCGGCAATAATGCAGCCATTCGGCTGGCCCTGCAAGACAGTGAATGTAAGGCCGTCTGGCTGCTCAATAATGATACCGATCCTGAACCGGATGCCCTGAATGCCCTGTGCCAGCGAATGTCTGCGGATCCGCAGCCCGGCATTGTGGGATCAACCCTTATCTATGCGCATAACAGAAGCACGGTCCAGACTCTGGCTGGCGGCAGGCTGAACAGCCTGCTGGGGACAACGCACTCCTTCGGTGGCGGCATGGAACTGCCTGAAGCCTTGCGCCAATGGCCGCAGCACCGCGTCGAACAGCAGCTTGATGACATCATCGGCGCGTCCATGTTCATCCGGCGTGCAACACTAGTGCAAACAGGCTATCTGGATGAAGCCTTTTTTCTCTACGGTGAAGAAACGGAGTTTTGCATTCGTGTGCGCAAAGCGGGCTTCAATTTTGCCTGGGCTCCCGAAAGCGTAGTTTACCATAAAGAGGGCGGCAGCACCGGGGCCGAGAGCGCTGCCGAAGGCAGGAAATTCCGTCGCCCCGCATGGGTGGACTACCTTAGCCTGCGCAACCGCGTGTACATGATGCGCAAGCATTATCCCTGGGCATTGCCTCTGGTGTTGCTGAGTTATCTGGGCGTCATACTTAATCGTGTCCGGCGGGGCCAGGCGAACCGCATTCCCCTGATCTTCCGGGCGGCCTGGGACGGATTGCGCGGCCGTATGGGCAAACCCGACCACCTTTTTCCTGCCTTGCGGGATACTCATGAAAACTCTGGCCATTGA
- a CDS encoding tyrosine-type recombinase/integrase gives MKIEECAAMYSAYTGRHKLRNQCLHLLCLTTGLRIHEALSIRVSDVLQNRQVVQALQVQRGKMKQAAQGRTILLPAQTREAIRLQIDWLLQYGHLGPDQFLFRSQLGDRPMQVAEAWKIFNDAANKAGLRRDLGTLGTHCWRKTFATEIFCAAVERMQAGERIDPMREVARALGHADMKNTEKYLPVDPEIAFKNMQMLEARHSYALS, from the coding sequence TTGAAGATTGAAGAATGCGCCGCGATGTACAGCGCCTATACTGGCCGCCACAAATTGCGCAATCAATGCTTGCACTTGCTCTGCCTTACTACTGGCCTTCGCATCCATGAGGCTCTTTCCATCAGGGTTTCAGACGTGCTCCAAAACCGGCAGGTGGTTCAGGCGCTTCAGGTACAGCGCGGCAAGATGAAGCAAGCGGCACAGGGCCGCACCATCCTGCTGCCAGCACAAACCCGCGAAGCAATCAGGCTTCAGATAGATTGGCTGCTCCAGTACGGCCACCTTGGCCCAGATCAGTTTTTATTTCGCAGTCAACTGGGCGACCGCCCCATGCAAGTGGCAGAAGCGTGGAAGATTTTCAATGACGCTGCGAACAAGGCAGGGCTTCGCCGGGACTTGGGAACTTTGGGCACACACTGCTGGCGTAAGACCTTCGCGACAGAAATTTTTTGTGCTGCGGTTGAGCGAATGCAGGCCGGGGAACGCATCGACCCAATGCGCGAAGTCGCTCGCGCCCTCGGACACGCAGACATGAAGAACACAGAAAAGTATTTGCCGGTTGATCCTGAAATCGCCTTCAAAAACATGCAGATGTTGGAAGCCAGGCACAGTTACGCGCTGTCTTGA
- a CDS encoding helix-turn-helix transcriptional regulator — protein MKTGRFPQPVKLGPRTTAYRAEDIRKLIDELSVQSPAQ, from the coding sequence ATAAAGACTGGTCGATTCCCTCAGCCCGTTAAACTTGGGCCGAGAACTACAGCATACCGCGCTGAAGACATTCGCAAACTGATTGACGAACTTAGTGTTCAGAGCCCCGCTCAATAG
- a CDS encoding SIR2 family protein, which translates to MDLASLVKDFSTTPFLFVGSGFSRRYYGLPDWTGLLQVFVHRMSQDEFAFSKYLSLADETINSGTAGIRLAVAAELIKQDFDKRWFEDPDFRKASDPYKEFVKKGQSPFKVELAEYIDQHSVPVEAMRDELAKLKKLSCRSLAGIITTNYDRLLESEMEDYKTFVGQEELVFSALQGWAEIYKIHGSVTNPDSIIITSKDYNEFKEYSPYLAAKLMTIFMEYPIIFIGYSINDPNIRIILEELGKCLSKENLQKLQRRFIYVEHKAGQQHIEFFEHSVVIQDDYIHMTGIRTDNFMAIYDALSEKRASLPAKFIRMFKQEFYNFALTNEPNARIRVANIDDDRIKDEDLMIAIGKPSEFGVRGLSGMETKEWYQHVILHDLEFSADDILTYAFPALQRTNIVLPLNMLLNEANKPYPDCEAKRCASFDSMLNSNYRKGRNRVIAARSINGIIHNHNNNTHNILYEIPYLQEQEIDINELEAYLRELYSQNDLYDRLDSHEKSNLHRVVRIFDYLKYGRP; encoded by the coding sequence ATGGATTTAGCCTCATTAGTAAAAGATTTTAGCACAACCCCCTTTCTTTTTGTTGGGTCTGGGTTTTCCAGAAGATACTATGGCCTTCCTGACTGGACAGGCCTTTTACAAGTTTTTGTCCACAGAATGAGCCAAGATGAATTTGCCTTCAGCAAATACTTGAGCCTGGCAGATGAAACTATAAACTCTGGAACGGCAGGAATTCGCCTTGCCGTTGCTGCGGAGCTCATCAAGCAAGATTTTGATAAGCGTTGGTTTGAAGATCCTGATTTCCGCAAGGCAAGCGATCCTTACAAAGAATTCGTTAAGAAAGGACAATCCCCTTTCAAGGTTGAGCTCGCCGAATATATCGATCAACATTCAGTTCCCGTCGAAGCTATGCGAGACGAACTGGCAAAACTAAAAAAGCTTTCCTGCCGCAGCTTGGCTGGCATAATTACCACCAACTATGACCGCCTTCTTGAATCGGAAATGGAAGATTATAAGACATTTGTGGGGCAAGAAGAACTTGTTTTTTCCGCACTCCAGGGATGGGCAGAAATTTATAAGATACATGGCTCTGTTACTAACCCCGACAGCATTATTATAACGAGCAAAGACTACAATGAATTTAAGGAATATAGTCCTTATCTTGCAGCAAAACTTATGACAATATTCATGGAGTACCCAATTATATTCATTGGATACTCAATAAACGATCCCAATATACGCATTATACTGGAAGAGCTTGGCAAATGCCTCTCGAAAGAAAATCTCCAGAAACTTCAGCGTCGTTTTATTTATGTAGAGCATAAAGCTGGGCAACAGCACATTGAATTTTTTGAGCATTCTGTAGTAATTCAAGATGACTATATTCATATGACAGGCATAAGAACTGACAATTTTATGGCTATTTACGATGCTCTCAGCGAAAAGCGAGCCTCTCTACCTGCTAAGTTTATTCGTATGTTCAAACAAGAATTTTATAACTTCGCACTAACCAACGAGCCTAATGCCAGAATACGGGTGGCGAATATTGATGATGATCGCATCAAAGATGAAGATCTCATGATCGCGATTGGAAAGCCCTCGGAATTTGGTGTACGGGGATTGTCTGGCATGGAAACGAAAGAATGGTATCAGCATGTTATCTTGCATGATTTAGAATTTTCTGCAGACGACATATTGACCTATGCATTTCCTGCCTTGCAAAGGACAAACATTGTCCTCCCCTTAAACATGCTACTTAATGAGGCCAATAAGCCATATCCAGATTGTGAAGCAAAAAGATGTGCAAGTTTTGATTCTATGCTCAATTCTAATTATAGAAAGGGACGAAACAGGGTCATAGCAGCACGAAGCATAAATGGAATAATTCATAATCATAACAACAATACGCACAATATACTCTATGAAATTCCATACCTTCAAGAACAAGAAATTGATATTAACGAATTGGAGGCATACTTGAGAGAATTATACTCGCAAAACGATCTTTATGACAGACTAGACAGCCATGAAAAATCAAATTTACATCGTGTCGTTAGAATATTTGATTATCTCAAGTATGGAAGACCGTAA
- a CDS encoding recombinase family protein, producing MSKQIGYVRVSSIDQNTGRQLEGITLDKVFTDKASGKSRQRPQLEACLEYLRDGDTLHVHSIDRLARNLQDLLTLISDLTSRAVTVQFHKEGLIFTGEDSPFQRLQLQIIGSVAEFERAMIRERQREGIALAKKEGKYKGRKAALTPIQVEEARAQINAGAKVAQVAREFGVSRQTLYTALDRKQVY from the coding sequence ATGAGCAAGCAGATTGGATATGTCCGTGTCAGCAGCATTGACCAGAACACAGGCCGCCAGCTTGAAGGCATTACCTTGGACAAGGTCTTCACCGACAAAGCCAGCGGCAAGAGCAGGCAGCGCCCGCAACTAGAGGCTTGCTTAGAATATCTGCGCGACGGTGACACTCTGCATGTCCACAGCATTGACCGCCTGGCCCGCAACCTTCAGGATCTGCTTACGCTGATTTCTGACTTAACCAGCCGGGCAGTGACGGTGCAGTTCCACAAGGAAGGCTTGATTTTTACCGGAGAGGATAGCCCCTTTCAGCGCCTCCAACTGCAGATCATCGGCAGCGTGGCTGAATTTGAACGGGCCATGATTCGGGAGCGCCAGCGCGAAGGCATCGCACTGGCAAAGAAGGAAGGCAAATATAAGGGGCGCAAGGCAGCTTTAACCCCCATCCAGGTGGAAGAGGCCCGCGCGCAGATCAATGCTGGCGCAAAGGTCGCTCAAGTTGCGCGAGAGTTTGGCGTATCTCGACAAACGCTCTATACCGCCTTAGATCGCAAGCAAGTATATTGA
- a CDS encoding helix-turn-helix domain-containing protein has translation MVEKINWPPIGMTVEECADALRIDRKTLFQALQAGLPARKVGRSWRIDPDAVKAWLATGNAVQVTENDEG, from the coding sequence ATGGTTGAGAAAATAAACTGGCCACCCATTGGTATGACCGTTGAAGAATGCGCAGATGCTTTGCGCATTGATCGGAAAACTCTTTTCCAAGCCCTTCAGGCGGGCTTGCCTGCACGTAAGGTTGGGCGAAGCTGGCGGATTGATCCCGATGCGGTCAAAGCCTGGCTTGCCACTGGCAACGCTGTGCAGGTTACGGAAAACGATGAAGGATAA
- a CDS encoding helix-turn-helix domain-containing protein, translating to MTTKFSEGWHTLTEVAEIFRVSPTTVRRLITTGRLKANNTSCATRPRWRIHEQWIDDYAQNTPEQKEENNAPMQTVED from the coding sequence ATGACAACAAAATTTTCCGAGGGCTGGCATACACTGACCGAGGTAGCGGAAATCTTTCGCGTTTCCCCCACTACAGTGCGCCGCCTCATCACGACCGGCAGACTGAAAGCGAACAACACCTCCTGCGCAACAAGGCCGCGATGGCGCATCCATGAGCAATGGATAGACGACTACGCTCAAAACACCCCAGAACAAAAGGAAGAAAACAATGCCCCCATGCAGACCGTTGAAGATTGA